One genomic window of Conger conger chromosome 9, fConCon1.1, whole genome shotgun sequence includes the following:
- the LOC133136719 gene encoding dynein regulatory complex protein 11-like: MSHSTYNKLWASAQAQLRHLLSEERRVQALPPEASRRAFLQQLSGFFVPYARVFRQLEEAHDQVVHAQKRRLIRRTLEGVAGRLLELRRGMTAADGREFHRADDALQDAGLTPADVELPVPRHFLAERAAELRAREALLRAALGARPAGGTGAQEEEQEEEEEARDGARLLNRSAAVRMLQVAERARQGRARAEFVRSVQREEEAMRRRRRRRGMSRAAEEEEGCRDGAALCIQRMWRGHLQRRRTRTEREEELVLLGMAPGRRRASSRAERAAANEERRRRERERNEAEYRAAVAAATQDMAEAELRHAKEEATDLIRQWAAECRDATGVLPDLPEEQEGGLALIFAEDVPAHMREEEPAGAEEDPAGGEEEPGFRLPPSRFLPSLEAAQKTYAAVWQNRPRPDSPTQRHDAELLKEAKTKEVEEEALRQVDRLMREELANLKAAMGVDAGGGKAKGKGKAKGKGKGKRGGKKEKRDKDLTAHRSVESLYQELVAEGLLKQPDAVTLSDYLGSFSDPGTARRQAGAEPAPSAADVRQLVVLDAVIPLGSQAVGEKALAAKAILLVGPTGVGKRMLVHAVCQETGANLFDLSPLNLAGKYPGKSGLQTLLHTVFKVARLMPPSVIWIGGAERMFYRKVPKEEKDADPKRLKKDLPKFLKSAAEDRVLLLGTSRDPSGADLKSLLKVFGKVVLLPRPDYAARHLLWRRLVERAGGTVTGALNVGSLARLSDGHTQGQIAAVVRAVLTEARLQRLPGGPLGAAEFAPALAAATPVTRDEEALRSWFAKTPQGKAQSEAAAAEDLVRAAPADAEKGKGGTKKAK, encoded by the coding sequence ATGTCCCACAGCACGTACAACAAACTCTGGGCATCGGCCCAGGCCCAGCTGCGGCACCTGCTCTCTGAGGAGCGGCGCGTGCAGGCGCTGCCGCCCGAGGCCAGCAGACGGGCCTTCCTGCAGCAGCTCAGCGGCTTCTTCGTGCCGTACGCGCGCGTCTTCCGGCAGCTGGAGGAGGCCCACGACCAGGTGGTCCACGCGCAGAAGCGGCGGCTCATCCGCCGGACGCTGGAGGGCGTGGCGGGCCGGCTGCTGGAGCTGAGGCGCGGCATGACGGCGGCCGACGGGCGCGAGTTCCACCGCGCCGACGACGCCCTGCAGGACGCCGGGCTCACGCCGGCGGACGTGGAGCTGCCCGTGCCGCGGCACTTCCTGGCCGAGCGGGCGGCCGAGCTGCGGGCGAGGGAGGCGCTGCTGAGGGCCGCGCTGGGCGCCCGGCCGGCGGGCGGCACGGGGgcgcaggaggaggagcaggaggaggaggaggaggcgcggGACGGGGCGCGGCTGCTGAACCGCAGCGCGGCGGTGCGGATGCTGCAGGTGGCAGAGCGGGCGCGGCAGGGCCGGGCGCGGGCGGAGTTCGTGCGGAGCgtgcagagggaggaggaggccatgcggaggaggaggaggaggagggggatgtcccgggcggcggaggaggaggaggggtgccGGGACGGCGCGGCGCTGTGCATCCAGAGGATGTGGAGGGGCCACCTGCAGCGCCGCAGGACCAGgacggagagggaggaggagctggTGCTGCTGGGCATGGCGCCCGGACGCCGGCGCGCCTCCTCCCGCGCGGAGCGCGCGGCCGCCAACGAGGAGCGCCGGCGCCGGGAGCGGGAGCGCAACGAGGCGGAGTACCGGGCCGCCGTCGCCGCGGCGACCCAAGACATGGCGGAGGCGGAGCTGCGGCACGCGAAGGAGGAGGCGACCGACCTGATCCGCCAGTGGGCGGCGGAGTGCCGCGACGCCACGGGCGTCCTGCCCGACCTCCCCGAGGAGCAGGAGGGCGGGCTGGCGCTGATCTTCGCCGAGGACGTCCCCGCGCACATGCGGGAGGAGGAGCCGGCGGGCGCGGAAGAGGACCCGGCCGGCGGGGAGGAGGAGCCGGGCTTCAGGCTGCCGCCGTCGCGGTTCCTGCCGAGCTTGGAGGCGGCGCAGAAGACCTACGCGGCGGTCTGGCAGAATCGGCCGCGGCCCGACAGCCCGACGCAGAGGCACGACGCGGAGCTCCTGAAGGAGGCGAAGAcgaaggaggtggaggaggaggcccTGCGGCAGGTGGACCGGCTCATGAGGGAGGAGCTGGCCAACCTGAAGGCCGCCATGGGGGTCGACGCGGGCGGAGGCAAGgccaagggcaagggcaaggccaagggcaagggcaagggcaagagAGGCGGGAAGAAGGAGAAGAGGGACAAGGACCTGACGGCCCACAGGAGCGTGGAGTCCCTGTACCAGGAGCTGGTGGCGGAGGGCCTGCTGAAGCAGCCCGACGCCGTCACGCTCAGCGATTATCTGGGCTCCTTCAGCGACCCGGGGACGGCCCGGCGGCAAGCCGGCGCGGAGCCCGCGCCGTCCGCGGCGGACGTGCGGCAGCTGGTGGTCCTGGACGCCGTCATCCCGCTGGGCTCTCAGGCCGTCGGCGAGAAAGCCCTGGCCGCCAAGGCCATCCTCCTGGTGGGGCCCACCGGCGTGGGCAAGAGGATGCTGGTCCACGCCGTCTGCCAGGAGACGGGCGCCAACCTCTTCGACCTCTCGCCGCTCAACCTCGCCGGCAAGTACCCGGGCAAGAGCGGCCTGCAGACGCTGCTGCACACGGTGTTCAAGGTGGCCCGGCTCATGCCGCCGTCGGTGATCTGGATCGGCGGCGCCGAGAGGATGTTCTACAGGAAGGTGCCCAAGGAGGAGAAGGACGCGGACCCCAAGCGGCTGAAGAAGGACCTGCCCAAGTTCCTCAAGTCGGCGGCCGAGGACCGCGTGCTGCTGCTGGGGACGTCCCGGGACCCGTCCGGCGCCGACCTCAAGTCCCTCCTCAAGGTGTTCGGCAAGGTGGTCCTGCTGCCGAGGCCCGACTACGCCGCCCGGCACCTGCTCTGGCGCCGGCTGGTGGAGCGGGCGGGCGGGACGGTGACCGGGGCGCTGAACGTGGGCTCCCTGGCCCGCCTGTCGGACGGCCACACGCAGGGCCAGATCGCGGCGGTGGTGCGGGCGGTTCTGACCGAGGCGCGGCTGCAGCGGCTGCCCGGCGGGCCGCTGGGCGCGGCCGAGTTCGCCCCGGCGCTGGCCGCCGCCACGCCCGTGACCCGGGACGAGGAGGCGCTGAGGAGCTGGTTCGCCAAAACGCCGCAGGGGAAGGCGCAGAGCGAGGCGGCCGCCGCCGAAGACCTGGTCCGCGCCGCGCCGGCCGACGCGGAAAAAGGCAAAGGGGGGACGAAGAAGGCCAAGTGA
- the LOC133136478 gene encoding E3 ubiquitin-protein ligase RNF31 isoform X2 has translation MASLSAQLDQVRGRGQACLSSSGSAQEVRADVVAMANIPLPLSAKYRHVAAETMVAENGAGNNRQESLSSLQRLSTALNILEKYGCNLTGPNRPRYWRSVKHNNPVFRATVDAIRGGRAVLGLYGYSNQQPDGLSFPDDVTDPDVEKVSGVTLEVMTLRMELDMLIKESHPHPEFFERIIPALCHKGETRDQNDGRLVTDAMAVIPSGERKWEREVLPLSPSLPPIPALSPSLAPASLRPTLGPAPGPAPGPAPQAGDCSLCGAASSLLCPPCGSIPFCESCDLVFHRHPSRASHKRESTQVRKPDNCTICGIFPVSAHCPTCVQRLCSECDRLYHSHPERGGHSRTPVTSLKPPKAFRSAPSSWQCPHCTTVNELHEVLCVSCDRPRLATATAGQEEALQPSTITEWQCRSCTVVNAGSSILCEVCERPRLATRPPPAPARPAPPTPARPAPPTPDLPRDAGTQWVCQFCTYANSALSCSTCEMCDLPRPDPAPAPAPAKLPPSPIKELPPSPVKPPAPPTEDPDWKRQKLMREEGQRLIQLIREGEKRGVSPEEIYTSVRVSGGDGAAPCDWLKAELPHLLDQICAMAASVRQDYRTGHSGPADPGGGAVRLSRAEGKQAWLSAGGDTERAVQLALRDRRARVKELSLLGFSDMSRCEEALRLSGGEVRGALSLLQRPLLEPFHQRMWSEAPEPRIDINHPDKQRVCRRLLAVYELPSWGRCELALSLLQSPGAQYTLEDVLQAVRESHDRDFIRRVLAKECPICLSVFPHSKMQSLTSCQCSVCCDCFQQHFTIAVRDKHIRDMVCPVCWEPDINDPEHLNSYFSTLDIQLRDCLDPEVYDLFHKKLTEQALIKDPKFLWCSHCSYGFIYDGDQLKVTCLQCRNSFCAQCKKPWESQHAGLSCEQFQSWKRENDPEYQRQGLAGYLRDNGIICPNCRFQYALSKGGCMHFCCSQCRYQFCSGCNNPFHTTCTVAQCSVTGLHAHHPRDCLFYLRDWEPPRLQALLQKSGVAFDTDPPHGTQAGLCGVMEQKDEGGRQVDSPCGVQTQPGQAGLCDKHYREYLVSLINGHSIDPAALFTANEVTVACRRYQVEDRRGEAEDDRAYYSRLQRKLMEEVPLGDKVPRKK, from the exons CGATACTGGCGCAGCGTCAAGCACAACAACCCCGTCTTCAGAGCCACTGTGGATGCCATCAGG GGTGGCAGGGCTGTGCTGGGTCTCTATGGTTACTCCAACCAGCAGCCGGACGGCCTGAGCTTCCCTGATGACGTCACGGATCCTGACGTTGAGAAGGTTTCCGGGGTGACGCTGGAGGTCATGACCCTGCGCATGGAACTGGACATGCTCATCAAG GAATCCCATCCTCACCCGGAGTTCTTTGAAAGAATCATTCCCGCTCTCTGCCACAAGGGGGAGACACGTGATCAG AACGACGGCCGGCTGGTGACGGATGCGATGGCGGTCATCCCGTCCGGCGAAAggaagtgggagagggaggtgctCCCCCTGTCTCCGTCCCTCCCCCCGATACCTGCACTCAGCCCCAGCCTCGCCCCCGCCTCCCTGCGCCCCACCCTCGGCCCCGCCCCGGGCCCCGCCCCGGGCCCCGCCCCGCAAGCAG GGGACTGCAGTCTGTGTGGCGCCGCGTCctccctcctctgccccccctgCGGCTCGATTCCCTTCTGCGAGTCGTGTGACCTGGTGTTCCACCGCCACCCGAGCCGAGCCAGTCACAAGCGCGAGAGCACGCAGGTCCGGAAGCCTG acaacTGCACCATATGTGGTATATTCCCAGTCTCCGCCCACTGCCCGACCTGCGTCCAGCGGCTGTGCTCGGAGTGCGACAGACTGTACCACTCCCACCCGGAGCGCGGGGGTCACAGCAGAACACCGGTGACCTCTCTCAAACCGCCCAAGGCCTTCCG ctctgcccCGTCGTCATGGCAGTGTCCTCACTGCACGACAGTGAACGAGCTGCATgaagtgctctgtgtgagctGCGACCGGCCCCGGCTCGCTACTGCCACCGCTGGCCAGGAGGAGGCGCTGCAGCCGTCCACCATCACAG agtggcaGTGTAGGAGCTGCACGGTGGTGAACGCGGGCAGCAGTatcctgtgtgaggtgtgtgagcgCCCCCGTCTGGCCACCCGGCCCCCGCCCGCGCCCGcgcgccccgccccgcccacgCCCGcgcgccccgccccgcccactCCGGACCTCCCGCGGGACGCTGGGACTCAG tgggtGTGTCAGTTCTGCACCTACGCTAACTCCGCCCTCTCGTGCTCCACCTGTGAGATGTGTGATCTGCCCCGCCCTGACCCCGCCCCCGCGCCCGCCCCCGCCAAACTCCCTCCGTCGCCAATCAAAGAGCTGCCCCCGTCGCCAGTCaagcccccggccccgcccaccGAGGACCCTGATTGGAAGAGACAGAAGCTGATGAGGGAGGAGGGGCAGAGGCTCATCCAGCTGATCAGA gagggggagaagagggGCGTGAGCCCGGAGGAGATCTACACCAGCGTGCGTGTTTCCGGGGGCGACGGCGCGGCCCCCTGCGATTGGCTGAAAGCAGAGCTCCCCCACCTGCTGGACCAGATCTGCGCCATGGCCGCCTCGGTGCGGCAGGACTACAGAACAGGGCATTCTGGGCCGGCGGaccccgggggcggggccgtgCGGCTGTCGCGGGCTGAGGGCAAGCAGGCCTGGCTGTCAGCAGGGGGCGACACCGAGCGCGCCGTCCAGCTGGCTCTGAGGGACCGCCGCGCCAGG GTGAAGGAGCTGAGCTTGCTGGGCTTCAGTGACATGTCCAGGTGTGAGGAGGCCTTGCGTCTGAGTGGGGGGGAGGTGCGGggcgcgctctctctcctccagcgccccctgctggagcccttTCACCAGCGCATGTGGAGCGAAGCGCCAGAGCCCCGCATCGACATCAACCACCCCGacaagcag agaGTGTGCCGGAGGCTGCTTGCAGTATATGAGCTGCCCAGCTGGGGGCGCTGTGagctggctctctctctgctgcagagCCCCGGGGCCCAGTACACTCTGGAGGATGTGCTGCAGGCCGTCAGAGAGTCACATGACCGGGACTTCATCCGCCGGGTCCTCGCCAAGGAGTGCCCCATCTGCCTGTCTGTATTTCCCCACAGCAAG atgcAGTCACTGACCTCCTGTCAGTGCTCGGTGTGCTGTGACTGCTTCCAGCAGCACTTCACCATCGCCGTGAGAGACAAGCACATCAGAGACATGGTCTGTCCCGTCTGCTGGGAGCCGGACATCAACGACCCCGAGCACCTCAACAGCTACTTCAGCACCCTGGACATCcag ctgcGGGACTGTCTGGATCCAGAGGTGTATGATCTCTTCCACAAGAAGCTCACAGAGCAGGCTCTCATCAAGGACCCCAAGTTCCTCTGGTGCAGTCAT tgctcgtATGGGTTCATCTATGATGGAGACCAGCTGAAGGTCACCTGTCTCCAGTGCAGGAACAGCTTCTGcgcccagtgcaagaaaccc TGGGAGTCCCAGCATGCCGGACTCTCCTGCGAGCAGTTCCAGTCCTGGAAGAGGGAGAACGATCCGGAATACCAGAGACAGGGCCTGGCTGGCTACCTGCGTGACAACGGCATCA TCTGTCCAAACTGCAGGTTTCAGTACGCTCTCTCCAAGGGAGGCTGCATGCATTTCTGCTGCTCTCAGTGCAGATACCAGTTCTGCAGTGGATGCAACAACCccttccacaca ACGTGTACGGTGGCTCAGTGCAGTGTCACTGGCCTACATGCCCATCACCCTCGAGACTGCCTGTTCTACCTGAGAGACTGGGAGCCACCACGTCTACAGGCTCTGCTGCAg AAGAGTGGCGTTGCGTTCGACACAGACCCACCCCATGGAACACAGGCTG ggctgtgTGGAGTGATGGAGCAGAAGGATGAGGGGGGGCGGCAGGTGGACTCTCCCTGTGGAGTTCAGACGCAGCCTGGGCAAGCAGGACTGTGCGA CAAACACTACAGGGAGTACCTGGTCAGCCTGATCAACGGCCACTCCATTGACCCCGCCGCTCTCTTCACGGCCAATGAGGTGACAGTGGCCTGCAGGAGATACCAAGTGGAAGACCGGCGGGGGGAGGCTGAAGACGACCGGGCGTACTACTCTAGGCTACAGCGG AAGCTGATGGAGGAAGTTCCATTGGGCGACAAGGTCCCCCGCAAGAAATGA
- the LOC133136478 gene encoding E3 ubiquitin-protein ligase RNF31 isoform X1: MLTQPTGAVPSPRKAMASLSAQLDQVRGRGQACLSSSGSAQEVRADVVAMANIPLPLSAKYRHVAAETMVAENGAGNNRQESLSSLQRLSTALNILEKYGCNLTGPNRPRYWRSVKHNNPVFRATVDAIRGGRAVLGLYGYSNQQPDGLSFPDDVTDPDVEKVSGVTLEVMTLRMELDMLIKESHPHPEFFERIIPALCHKGETRDQNDGRLVTDAMAVIPSGERKWEREVLPLSPSLPPIPALSPSLAPASLRPTLGPAPGPAPGPAPQAGDCSLCGAASSLLCPPCGSIPFCESCDLVFHRHPSRASHKRESTQVRKPDNCTICGIFPVSAHCPTCVQRLCSECDRLYHSHPERGGHSRTPVTSLKPPKAFRSAPSSWQCPHCTTVNELHEVLCVSCDRPRLATATAGQEEALQPSTITEWQCRSCTVVNAGSSILCEVCERPRLATRPPPAPARPAPPTPARPAPPTPDLPRDAGTQWVCQFCTYANSALSCSTCEMCDLPRPDPAPAPAPAKLPPSPIKELPPSPVKPPAPPTEDPDWKRQKLMREEGQRLIQLIREGEKRGVSPEEIYTSVRVSGGDGAAPCDWLKAELPHLLDQICAMAASVRQDYRTGHSGPADPGGGAVRLSRAEGKQAWLSAGGDTERAVQLALRDRRARVKELSLLGFSDMSRCEEALRLSGGEVRGALSLLQRPLLEPFHQRMWSEAPEPRIDINHPDKQRVCRRLLAVYELPSWGRCELALSLLQSPGAQYTLEDVLQAVRESHDRDFIRRVLAKECPICLSVFPHSKMQSLTSCQCSVCCDCFQQHFTIAVRDKHIRDMVCPVCWEPDINDPEHLNSYFSTLDIQLRDCLDPEVYDLFHKKLTEQALIKDPKFLWCSHCSYGFIYDGDQLKVTCLQCRNSFCAQCKKPWESQHAGLSCEQFQSWKRENDPEYQRQGLAGYLRDNGIICPNCRFQYALSKGGCMHFCCSQCRYQFCSGCNNPFHTTCTVAQCSVTGLHAHHPRDCLFYLRDWEPPRLQALLQKSGVAFDTDPPHGTQAGLCGVMEQKDEGGRQVDSPCGVQTQPGQAGLCDKHYREYLVSLINGHSIDPAALFTANEVTVACRRYQVEDRRGEAEDDRAYYSRLQRKLMEEVPLGDKVPRKK, encoded by the exons CGATACTGGCGCAGCGTCAAGCACAACAACCCCGTCTTCAGAGCCACTGTGGATGCCATCAGG GGTGGCAGGGCTGTGCTGGGTCTCTATGGTTACTCCAACCAGCAGCCGGACGGCCTGAGCTTCCCTGATGACGTCACGGATCCTGACGTTGAGAAGGTTTCCGGGGTGACGCTGGAGGTCATGACCCTGCGCATGGAACTGGACATGCTCATCAAG GAATCCCATCCTCACCCGGAGTTCTTTGAAAGAATCATTCCCGCTCTCTGCCACAAGGGGGAGACACGTGATCAG AACGACGGCCGGCTGGTGACGGATGCGATGGCGGTCATCCCGTCCGGCGAAAggaagtgggagagggaggtgctCCCCCTGTCTCCGTCCCTCCCCCCGATACCTGCACTCAGCCCCAGCCTCGCCCCCGCCTCCCTGCGCCCCACCCTCGGCCCCGCCCCGGGCCCCGCCCCGGGCCCCGCCCCGCAAGCAG GGGACTGCAGTCTGTGTGGCGCCGCGTCctccctcctctgccccccctgCGGCTCGATTCCCTTCTGCGAGTCGTGTGACCTGGTGTTCCACCGCCACCCGAGCCGAGCCAGTCACAAGCGCGAGAGCACGCAGGTCCGGAAGCCTG acaacTGCACCATATGTGGTATATTCCCAGTCTCCGCCCACTGCCCGACCTGCGTCCAGCGGCTGTGCTCGGAGTGCGACAGACTGTACCACTCCCACCCGGAGCGCGGGGGTCACAGCAGAACACCGGTGACCTCTCTCAAACCGCCCAAGGCCTTCCG ctctgcccCGTCGTCATGGCAGTGTCCTCACTGCACGACAGTGAACGAGCTGCATgaagtgctctgtgtgagctGCGACCGGCCCCGGCTCGCTACTGCCACCGCTGGCCAGGAGGAGGCGCTGCAGCCGTCCACCATCACAG agtggcaGTGTAGGAGCTGCACGGTGGTGAACGCGGGCAGCAGTatcctgtgtgaggtgtgtgagcgCCCCCGTCTGGCCACCCGGCCCCCGCCCGCGCCCGcgcgccccgccccgcccacgCCCGcgcgccccgccccgcccactCCGGACCTCCCGCGGGACGCTGGGACTCAG tgggtGTGTCAGTTCTGCACCTACGCTAACTCCGCCCTCTCGTGCTCCACCTGTGAGATGTGTGATCTGCCCCGCCCTGACCCCGCCCCCGCGCCCGCCCCCGCCAAACTCCCTCCGTCGCCAATCAAAGAGCTGCCCCCGTCGCCAGTCaagcccccggccccgcccaccGAGGACCCTGATTGGAAGAGACAGAAGCTGATGAGGGAGGAGGGGCAGAGGCTCATCCAGCTGATCAGA gagggggagaagagggGCGTGAGCCCGGAGGAGATCTACACCAGCGTGCGTGTTTCCGGGGGCGACGGCGCGGCCCCCTGCGATTGGCTGAAAGCAGAGCTCCCCCACCTGCTGGACCAGATCTGCGCCATGGCCGCCTCGGTGCGGCAGGACTACAGAACAGGGCATTCTGGGCCGGCGGaccccgggggcggggccgtgCGGCTGTCGCGGGCTGAGGGCAAGCAGGCCTGGCTGTCAGCAGGGGGCGACACCGAGCGCGCCGTCCAGCTGGCTCTGAGGGACCGCCGCGCCAGG GTGAAGGAGCTGAGCTTGCTGGGCTTCAGTGACATGTCCAGGTGTGAGGAGGCCTTGCGTCTGAGTGGGGGGGAGGTGCGGggcgcgctctctctcctccagcgccccctgctggagcccttTCACCAGCGCATGTGGAGCGAAGCGCCAGAGCCCCGCATCGACATCAACCACCCCGacaagcag agaGTGTGCCGGAGGCTGCTTGCAGTATATGAGCTGCCCAGCTGGGGGCGCTGTGagctggctctctctctgctgcagagCCCCGGGGCCCAGTACACTCTGGAGGATGTGCTGCAGGCCGTCAGAGAGTCACATGACCGGGACTTCATCCGCCGGGTCCTCGCCAAGGAGTGCCCCATCTGCCTGTCTGTATTTCCCCACAGCAAG atgcAGTCACTGACCTCCTGTCAGTGCTCGGTGTGCTGTGACTGCTTCCAGCAGCACTTCACCATCGCCGTGAGAGACAAGCACATCAGAGACATGGTCTGTCCCGTCTGCTGGGAGCCGGACATCAACGACCCCGAGCACCTCAACAGCTACTTCAGCACCCTGGACATCcag ctgcGGGACTGTCTGGATCCAGAGGTGTATGATCTCTTCCACAAGAAGCTCACAGAGCAGGCTCTCATCAAGGACCCCAAGTTCCTCTGGTGCAGTCAT tgctcgtATGGGTTCATCTATGATGGAGACCAGCTGAAGGTCACCTGTCTCCAGTGCAGGAACAGCTTCTGcgcccagtgcaagaaaccc TGGGAGTCCCAGCATGCCGGACTCTCCTGCGAGCAGTTCCAGTCCTGGAAGAGGGAGAACGATCCGGAATACCAGAGACAGGGCCTGGCTGGCTACCTGCGTGACAACGGCATCA TCTGTCCAAACTGCAGGTTTCAGTACGCTCTCTCCAAGGGAGGCTGCATGCATTTCTGCTGCTCTCAGTGCAGATACCAGTTCTGCAGTGGATGCAACAACCccttccacaca ACGTGTACGGTGGCTCAGTGCAGTGTCACTGGCCTACATGCCCATCACCCTCGAGACTGCCTGTTCTACCTGAGAGACTGGGAGCCACCACGTCTACAGGCTCTGCTGCAg AAGAGTGGCGTTGCGTTCGACACAGACCCACCCCATGGAACACAGGCTG ggctgtgTGGAGTGATGGAGCAGAAGGATGAGGGGGGGCGGCAGGTGGACTCTCCCTGTGGAGTTCAGACGCAGCCTGGGCAAGCAGGACTGTGCGA CAAACACTACAGGGAGTACCTGGTCAGCCTGATCAACGGCCACTCCATTGACCCCGCCGCTCTCTTCACGGCCAATGAGGTGACAGTGGCCTGCAGGAGATACCAAGTGGAAGACCGGCGGGGGGAGGCTGAAGACGACCGGGCGTACTACTCTAGGCTACAGCGG AAGCTGATGGAGGAAGTTCCATTGGGCGACAAGGTCCCCCGCAAGAAATGA